In the Gossypium arboreum isolate Shixiya-1 chromosome 10, ASM2569848v2, whole genome shotgun sequence genome, one interval contains:
- the LOC108487924 gene encoding tropomyosin-1-like: protein MHLRLDADVQRSEAEKWRRGKAKAEKDLDSLKTDYKKLRLSMRTAGLGKTFEQWHHKIREKKTKADRWERKFREAQARNEDLEKSLSESRNERGELKARVAELEKSLHQYRNCNTTMELRASLNKIEEMGGKIEELETSLQNCEMRIQFFEANEDRWKEQLYHAQDQVRNRDYIIGEAITQIREVVDYLQALAVQADILGVKYELESDRGQELASLFKKIKAMSIRAKSYL, encoded by the coding sequence ATGCACCTAAGATTAGATGCTGATGTCCAGAGGTCAGAAGCTGAAAAGTGGAGAAGGGGGAAAGCTAAGGCCGAAAAGGATCTAGACAGTTTAAAGACTGATTACAAGAAGTTACGCCTGTCTATGAGGACTGCGGGGTTAGGTAAGACTTTCGAACAATGGCACCATAAAATTCGAGAAAAAAAGACCAAGGCCGACCGATGGGAAAGGAAATTCCGAGAAGCTCAGGCACGAAATGAAGATCTAGAGAAGAGTCTGTCAGAAAGCAGAAATGAGCGAGGGGAATTAAAGGCTAGAGTGGCAGAACTCGAGAAGTCTCTTCATCAATACCGAAATTGCAACACCACAATGGAATTAAGGGCGAGCTTGAACAAGATAGAagaaatgggaggaaaaatagaAGAATTAGAAACATCGCTACAGAACTGTGAGATGCGAATTCAGTTTTTTGAGGCAAATGAGGACCGTTGGAAAGAGCAGCTTTACCATGCGCAGGATCAAGTCAGAAATAGAGATTACATTATTGGAGAAGCCATAACCCAGATTCGGGAGGTAGTTGATTACTTGCAAGCTTTGGCTGTACAAGCAGACATACTAGGAGTGAAATACGAGTTGGAGTCAGATCGGGGGCAGGAGCTAGCCTCATTATTTAAGAAAATTAAGGCTATGAGCATTAGGGCGAAGTCTTATTTGTAA